GTGCTGGAAGCTTCAACCCAGATATTAGTGTTAAGGTTTTGATCGaggatcatggctttggcagcttcaactatagtcctatttttcctttccgctacaccattttgttgggggttatagggtatagtaagctccctcttaatcccattatctctacaaaattctttaaatgagtctgatgtgtattctcccccattgtcggttcttagggttttaactttgtttcctgagtggttttcagttagtgatttaaattctttaaacctagagaggatctcttctgattctttacttttcagaaagtagatccaagtcttcctagagtagtcatcaacaaatattacataatacaagaatccccctagagaggatacggacataggtccgcatacatcaaaatgaactaattctagaattttgctagttttcctagtactattttggaatgcacctttggtattcttacctagggcacatcctttgcatgcccctgaatgatcttgctttaatttgggtagacctatgacaaggtttcacattgaagataaagccctaaaattcagatggcctaatcttctatgccaaacttcatttgcattagtggcttcatggattagggctagattggtttccgtgcacagctcatacaaatagccctgtctctgtccaatggtctttgccttcttgatggaggagttccttggccaggccaatactttgttgtctatgaatgtcactctgtatcctttatcttccagtgccgatatagaaagtagatttcttttgatgtcggggacatatagtactccttcaagccataaggttatgcctgtcttcaatttgatagcattggccatttgaagaaatgtgatgtagtatataaccttgttcttaaatttgtttcacgaaattAAATAGCCTCAAGTTCAATCAACTTGGCTCTGTTAccatgtaaatgtattgtaatttccaatttaatggacaagttatatgcaggatggtgtattttaaatttgatattatgcctatgacactaatattgctatctttaTTTTACTGtaggtaaggaggatgaacatgtattgatttcaatgtcatctcctttgattgGAATTATGTATAAATAGTAGGGTGGCcatgatcaagtggcaccttgatcggacatgtcttttagacatgtccgaccaagatgtcacttggtcgtgacccctACTAACAACAACCaatccataactaatcggtgcttcaaacatacctgataatgaatcggtatcctTAATGATAACAGCGCTTATAACATgctcgataatgaatcggtatcattgttgaTGATAATAGTGCTTAATCATATCCGATCGATATCATATGTTAATGATAATAGTGCTTAAACATATCCGATCATGAATCGGTGTCATTTGTTAATTGTTACAGATATAAAACATacccgattatgaatcggtatcaaagcatatggattaatataacataaacaataacaatagttgttagcattatatgctatcgggttaataccctgatagcatattaatgccgatatgaatcgacattaatatgctatcgggttattaGCTTGATAGCattttagattgacgcttaacatagttaagcaggtcgtcaatctaatccaatatcaatatcataattgtgACCAATGTTATAATCTGATAAatataaagcatgaatgagtaaacaGAATATAGGAGATTactgagttaggagagtcttatcttgcagaggctactaatgcattaacaaatagaacacaaaaaattgttgggagtatcaatgtcagggtttatgaatcccctgaggaacctgaggaaacctgcagtgagaaagtggaagatgaaccggttatagccttctgggaaccggttaagaaagaaacaagtaaagatctcagtgttcttgTATCGGTAGAAGTTGCagtgggtgaagaagaagaagtaagtgaagaagaagaagaggaaaagctagcagaaccagctagagtcattcctagatatgtgaaactacatcatgatctgaagcagatcataggagataaagatgcagggataatcacaagaagaaaggtgaaagaaaactcttgcatgatttctgaattagagcccaaggcttctagagaagcacttacagatgaagactggattaaggcaatggaagaggagctagaccagatagaaaagaatgcaacatggtccttggtacccagaccagaacacaagaatgtcataggtaccaaatgggtcttcaggaataagttaaatgaagaaggcacagttgtgaggaacaaggcaagacttgtatgcaaaggatatgctcaagaagagggagaagactatggagaaacctttgctcctgtggctagactggaaggtgtctgaatgctacttgcatttgtagcattcaagggatttaaggtataccagatggatgtgaagtctgcgttcttgaatggaatcctagaagagaaagtgtatattgagcaaccggatgggtttgccttattagaagatagtaacatggtgtgtagattacacaaagccttgtatggattgaaacaagcacctagggcatggtatgaatggttacactctcatcttgtgaaaataggatttcagagaacaagtgaggatagcaacatctacctgaaatctgaaggtgatcagattctgatctgtgaagtatttgtagatgacataatctttggaggagatgataaaatgagtcatgcttttgcagatgaaatgaaaaaagagtttgagatgtctctgattggagagataaagttcttcattggtttacaaattcagcaaatgaaagagggtgtctttattacccagtccaagtatgtcaaagaggtattgaagacctttggcatggaggagagcaaaccagttggtacaccgatggtgaccggttgtaaactgactaaggaagatgattcagcgttggtgaatgagaaggagtatccgtcaatgatcggtaagctgcactatgtggtgcacaatagaccaaatattgctcatgcagtgggcatagtagctcatttttagaaaagtccaagagaatcccacttggtagcagtcacgaggattcttagatacttgaaagggactgttgactatggattgtggtatccatacaatggtgattttaatctcaaggtatttaccgatgcagattggggaggtaatgtggacgaccgaaaaagaacaaccgatggagcgttctttcttgttggaagactagtctcctagacaagtaaaaagtagagttgtacttctcagtctacagttgaagcggagtatgtggcaacatttatgaactgcactcaggcaatctggatgaaacatgtattggatggtttcaaagtacctatatctgaaccggtgagtatattttgtgacaatactagcgcaatcaatatttccaagaatccggtattgcatgctagaactaagcacattgagctcaagtatcatttcttgagagagaaggttcaaaatagagaggttgtattgcaacatgtttccagtaaggagcacctagcaaacatattcactaagcccttaccgaagactacatttacctatttgagaggtgaattaggggttttgccccatcatgaagtaaactaaagatgtgtgctccacatcagtcaggtattacagtgacaaatctttcaggattgatgtgttgaaggatgctactccatagggggagcatcatagtggagtatggaagcttgtgcctccactttggcattgttgtcaaagggggagaagatatctgataggggagaagatatctgatgaagatattttagatgcactagtctatgatgtttttagttgcaatgctacgctgagtattgccatcaatgccaaagggggagattgttggcatatgatgaaccggtgacaaagtatgttgtcattgatgtcaatatgtgttcaagCAGATACATCGATATGCACCGATATGAAGCTTGGAAGTGATACAGGTCAACtgatatgaagagatgtagtgaaccagtgtcagggtttcactaagtgtgactaccggttggtagtctcagctctagggtttccagtttggcaatctagcttgtgcgatgcaaccgatggtattttgtaatgatttagctaagaaataaggatgagatcgagatgccatgtcagttttgtgcacgtgaaggatttccttgaggatcttgcatatgaagatcgactgcattaaatgtctacctcgggaatgaacattcttcttagaggtatgagaagaaagtgtgatgggttactgatttctatgtgcggtgaagaatggacaatgcagaatgacttgcgatctgtttaagattgtttcattctatgaaaagtgtttggatggtcaagattggaccgcttgtaattgtcaacctaagatgcttagggtttaaggtttgtgttaccaacctaattattgtctataaggtcgatgatgttagTTATTgtgagttgttggcaaatgttgtgtgtgtatctgagtgatgagatacttgccagactagtgagagaaaactgcagagtattattgcagagtagaggaactgaaaaggatatgccttagcatatagtgttgttatcaaatcaaagttttacctgttgtcttctaaccatttcaacagaaggaaaatccctttatcgggtagctttaacatgcttattgtaaaacctataaccaggtgactcaagttcattgagttctttaaatcctctagcaaggtaacctttaacagggtttcaacctttaacaaggtatatagtcatcccttaaccgggtgatctttaataggatcgattcctagcagaaccttattgtaaagtctttaatcggactaggctcctaacagagcgagcttcaaaagagttcaaaacaagcttgtgggtattcatccccaccgtggtttttcccatttgggtttccacgtgaaaaatctgtgtgtcatgagttgtgcatttttcatgtgatgattaagtattatttgtttgagtgattatgcatgcagagctaatggttatggtattgttgacataacacatgcatatgtttaagggtgaagtagttatcaagtattgaatgtatttgaagtgtttagttttagaggtttatgttgtctgaagtcttattgtgtttaaccggtattgccatggttaagttcagtaatgaagacaaccggttagcattgttttaacttgataagttgcagagaagtttttgtatgtaccgattcatccccccccccccccctctcagtaccagttagggtatttgttgttcatcattattcattataaCCTTGAGGAGGTTATTTTGCACTTTGTCTTCCAAACTTTCCACATTCATTTCATCTTCACTTATCACCTTGCGTTCAAGTACCTCTACAACTACAACAAATATCTTACTTTGAATTGCCTTGATCACTCCTTCTAGACGCAATCATCAGCTATCTTCCCAAGTATTTCTTTCTTTGCCATCAATGTGCAATACCAATGACCAAAGTCATATATGTCTTTCTCTTCTATCACACTTCCATCAATCAAAGATTGTTTGGAAGTCTTCTTCAACACACACAAGCATGGAATTGTCTTCTCTTGCGCAACTAGGAAATCCTCCCACAATTCAACCACACTCTCAAAATCAATAATATTGACAACATTTACAAAACTATCAATATTGTGCATTCGCTTCCACCCCTCAAATTTAAGGACCTCTCATCAAAGATAGCTCAAATCACACACTTGATCAAATTTTGAAAATGACTTACTTCCGGAGATTAAGAACTACTgccaaactaacaaaaccctaaagacAACTAGACACCTAGACAGAAAAAGtgggggttcccatttgcaatgagttgatgtgtgaaaaggtcacaacaggtcctaATGCAAGGACAAAGAGCaatagaaatatatatttttaggAAGAGAAAAAAGGAATCTCCAAGACTCTTTTAAGCACCATGAGATATTCTACTAGCAAGATCTAAAGGCGATTGAGCTCCTAAAGTAATTGTAGTTTGGGGAGGTTTGGTCTTCAATTTTTGTCTTGTGTTGGGTCTTGGTTTGGGTGGTCTATTCTTCTTTACTATTGGTGTTGGTGTTCACAACTAGTGATTTTTTTGTTGTAGTTTTGTTGTTTCTTTATTGTAAAGAGTTTTGAGGTCCCTTCTAAGCATATTTTAcctttaattaaatcattaaaaatatcataaatatgTATCACCATCTTCTCTTCAACTTCTTTTGAATTTGCAAACAAATCCTTATgagaaacaaaaaaattataattagcTCCTTATCCTTATCTCCGTGATAGGTTCATAGactccatttttcttcttcaatTGTTTTTCACCACCTCGTGTATAGACAAATTAGCATTAAAAAATTCCAAATTTATTTCTTCATTCTCAACTATAACAATATCTTCATGTAAGGCATCACACAAATCAACAGCTCATCAATCTTCATTGTCTCTTGTTCAAGAAAAGGGTCTTCATCAATTCTATGATCAACTAACTGCTTCCAAAGAAAGTTCTATAACAACTCTCTTATCTTCTACaacttgtacttcttgaacttctatcACCAATTCTCTTATATATTATCATCAAGCAAGAGGAATTTCTCGTCTTTGTGTTCGCCTTTCTTCATATCTGCAAACAAATCATGTTTGGCAAAACAAAGCTTTTATCACCCTTCTCTCACAACCTTATCCATAAACACATCCATGCCTTTGGACTAACATgatttaactacaatcacattcttTTATGCTTGCTTGCCACCTATATGATATTCTCCATCAGGATTTCATAACTTCTCCATGTTGCATAGCCTCCAACTTGTCCAATCTCAAATGGATGTCCATCATCTGCTCAAGGATTTTCTCTTTTTGGATCTTCCTTCAGTGTTGCGCTACACACTCAAATGACATCTTCAACAtcatctttatcttctttttcAAAGGCACTCACACACACAATTGCCTCCAATTATAGGACTTACACCTACAACAAACTCACTCGCATTTTGACAACAAAACCCTTTATGATACATTCATGTCTCCTTGCATTGACCCTCTAGATCCTTTGAGACACCTACTAGCCAAAAAAAAAATCCATCGAATCATTCCATGCAACTCACACAACTCTCCTCAACATTCCCAATGAACATATCAACTCTAATACCAAAGTGATGTAGCTTTGAGTGGGGTATTGGCAACAAGAAGTCGGGCAACCCAATGAGACAAACTTAGAAATATTGCACTAGCAGCAAAatcaaaatgaaacaagaaaaaaaaagtaaTAGGAATGAAACCATCATTACAATGATAACTTTATGCTTATCTTAGTCTGAGAGCAATCCAACCAATCATTCAATACAACCAACATCTtattacaaagaaaaagatcatacaACTAATTGCCCAAAATCCTTCAATACAATAGAGAACCTACAACAAACTTCAGGTTCAAATTACTATGGACTCGCAAGATGTTCATTTTCAGAAATAACAAATAATACCCGTAAAATTTGTAAACTCTTCAAGAAACAACATACCAAAGAAAGTTCTCACtactttattaatcaaaaacatacCAAAGAAAGGCCCACACACAACAAAAAGAAACCTGCAAATAAAATGGCCTCTATGGCCAAGTAATCGACCCATTTTGAATGGCCATTGTAAAAAGAAAAATGCTATGAAAACAAACTACAAATTACTAGACATACTGAAATGGACTTCCATGACTATCGTCCCTACTGTGTTTCATTGTGTATTTGATTATATGGATGTATTATCAATGTTTCAATAAGTCTTGATTATGTTGCTTGTGTTCACAATTCCTTTTGTATGAGAATATTAACATAAAATTTAAGTGCCCTAACAATTTGGAATAATCAATATTTTGATTTAACTATACATTACAACTTTATTATTATATGACATGCATTGTACTATCATTAAATGGTCACATTTAATATTGATGGATCAGATTGTCATGAGCTAGATTAGTCAATTGTTGGTCTACCTAAAATGGTCCATAAGTATAGGAATCTAAATTCATGTATTTGAACAAAAATCTTTAGGCCAAGATTTACTAAATTGTAATAAGATTTAGATTTGTGAATAATTCTATAAATTGATTATTCATTCTCCATTTTGGAAGCCATTTAATAATAAGATATTTTTATAACGAGAATACAACAAATTATATAGAAAGGTAAAAAATTGATTTGGTTTTGATATTACTAGCAAGATTCATTTATGTAGTTTTGAATGATACTGCAGACAACACCTCCTAATCATCAATTGATTTAGCGTTTTCAATTCTTTAGAACTTAATGACTAGAAATGTGTATGCCAATGATGTAGTTGTGGATGAATTAATTGAGATTCTCAATCTATTAAGAGGCGTAACACAAGACCAAACTAGATGGAAATTGTCATATGAGCTCTATATCTCTCACATACCTTACATATTAACATAAATACATATAAtcaaaataatgggattaatctaTTTTAAATTATCTATATAACATGATAGAACGAGATCTTTAATCCTCTATAGAGCTAGTTATTTCCTAGTCAATATAATAAAACATGGTAGATCAATCTTTTAATTAGTAAGTTATAACTAGCATTAAAATTTATTTgaataaaggaaaagaaattgccCAAAGACTCAGCCTACCAATTTTCACACAAACACAACCACcaatattatttatcatttttcCAAAAGAATTTGCATGCATATCCAACATATTTTTTCTAATTCTCGAGATCAAAATAacataaatttaaaagaaaaatatttctatTAAGAAGATTACATCTTGAACCAAATAGAATAGAAAACTAGCAATGAATTGCACCATCCACTTATTGTAGCCTCCACCATCTTTAACCTATTGTGGGAAAATACGATGAATAAAATGCATATTAATGTGAGTAGGAAATTAAaataacaaatataattgcaaCGTTCAGATACTGTAGCCTCCAATTCCTTCAGTTATTGTGGGAACATACGATGAATAAAATACATATTAATATCATGGATAACTACCCTGTGCTGATCATGAAGGCTGTTTACAAAGGCAATCAACACTGTAACACAATACATAAGCATTATAATCCATGTTGACAGCCTAAATGAAATCTGTCAGCTAAAAAATTTACAGTGCCCTTGAAAGATAACATTCCACAGTTTTGAAACATGTTTCCAGATCAAGTATATGGACTACTCCAGAGATTGAACACATGCACACCAAAAAGAGCAATCATTGGGTCTTCTGAGCAAGAAATATCGAAGTACCAGAATCAGTGAAAATTTTCACAATTTCTCATTCTACTTTCTTGTCATTTTTTATGGCTTCATGCATCTCTCTGTCATCATAACTTGAAACAACTGCTCCATCTCTCATTTCGAATTCTTTAAGTTTTgagaaaaatgttttttttgtcaGTATCAGCATGAAATTTAAATATCTTCGAGGCACTGCTAGTGAATCCTGAATATCTATATTAACATGGGTTGGCGTAAGAATTTTTTAACTTCAGTTCCCAGAATGCTGATTTTATCCTTTTCTGAACATGTTTGTCCATACCATCCCTGATTACTGCAAAAAAGTGACTTATTTTACATGTGAAGAGGACCAATAAACAAAGGCTAACTAATCTTTAACAACACCATCTCTGGCATGACCTGTAAAACATTTTAAGGGATCTATGGTTGATACTTCAGTCTGATTATTTGGTAAAGCTAACTCTGTCAAATGTATGTCTTCCCTGACACATCTGTTGGAAGATGTAGAATACTCCCCTGCATATGAATTCTGAGCTTCTGTACATGATAAAGGAAGCCTTTCTACTAAAACTTCTATGGGTCTGGAACTAGCCTTAGTGATTTCATCAGTGACAAGTTTGATTTCATCAGTGACGAGTTCAAATGAAGCCCTATTTAATTCTTGTTCCATCTGCATTTGACTGTTTTCCATGGGAAACTTGACTAGGATATCCACACTAGACTTGTGAATTACATTTGTGCAACATTTGTTTGTTTCCAAATGCCTTTCCTGCTCCATATTTTCACTGTTGCAACAAACAAAAGCTTCTCCCGTTAATTGTGGCTCTATGCTGCTCTGACCCCCAAATGACCATCGCTGAGACACATGGTCCAATTTGAAATTTGCTGAGGTAGCAGAGAAGAAAGCATTTGAACCCTTTGAGAATATAGAAGTTCCTGAAGTTGCTGAGCGATAATTGAAGGGGTTCGAGTGCTCATTCCTGGAAAAAGGTGAATCCTTAGCAGAATGCAAAACTTTCCATTGAGCAGGAAACTCCAGGTCAGGGAATGGAGAAGAGGGTGCTGATCCAGAAAACCCTGATCTTGGTGATAGAAGACTGCCTGCAGGACTTCCTGGATAAAGTTGGTAAGCAGATAGAAGGTCATTTGTTGCACCATAACCTGAGGATATAaatggaaaagaagaaaatgtTAACCCATGATCTTGGCTAGTTTCTTTTGCATTTGATGAAGACTGAAGCAGGTGTGCAAAAGGTACTTCTGGTGATGGCGGGTTAGTAAGTTGAGCCAACTCAGGTGGTGGTGTAAATGGAGCAGTGGAAGGTTCAGTAGTAAGAGTGGAGAAGACAGGAGGCGAAACCAGTTGAGTCTCATGTGCATATGGTCCAACTGCAAACATATTTGAGATAGGTCTACCAGGTGAACAAGTGGTACCAGACATTGAAGACAAAGGTAAGTACCCAGAGGGGG
The nucleotide sequence above comes from Cryptomeria japonica chromosome 11, Sugi_1.0, whole genome shotgun sequence. Encoded proteins:
- the LOC131066476 gene encoding uncharacterized protein At1g76660 — protein: MRMAMMANNSASRSTEILNAAANAITSINPRRPPPHQHGRWKGYWSRFWCFGPQKRTKRIVPAYHVQEGNATEALTNGAQQAGGAHQLTTLSTSLSAPPSSPASFLNSGNSSTIPSPSGYLPLSSMSGTTCSPGRPISNMFAVGPYAHETQLVSPPVFSTLTTEPSTAPFTPPPELAQLTNPPSPEVPFAHLLQSSSNAKETSQDHGLTFSSFPFISSGYGATNDLLSAYQLYPGSPAGSLLSPRSGFSGSAPSSPFPDLEFPAQWKVLHSAKDSPFSRNEHSNPFNYRSATSGTSIFSKGSNAFFSATSANFKLDHVSQRWSFGGQSSIEPQLTGEAFVCCNSENMEQERHLETNKCCTNVIHKSSVDILVKFPMENSQMQMEQELNRASFELVTDEIKLVTDEITKASSRPIEVLVERLPLSCTEAQNSYAGEYSTSSNRCVREDIHLTELALPNNQTEVSTIDPLKCFTGHARDGVVKD